Below is a genomic region from Euryarchaeota archaeon.
GCGCGGGTGCTTCCATGCGACGAAGCCCCAACCGATGAGCACCAGCACCGAGAGTTCGATGAGCCCCCACCACGCAGGGACGGCGCCGGTGGGGGGGAGGGCGAATATCCATTCGACCTGGGCTGCCGCGGCGGAGAACGGGGACAGGAGCTGCATGTTCGGGTCCCGGGTGATGCCCTGAAGGAGGTTCGCGACGATCACGTCGGCCACGGCGAAGCCGCCGAAGAGGATCAACGTGGCGGCCCGGCTTGATTTCGCGACACACGATAGGCCGAGCCCCAAGCCGGAGACCACCAGGCCCCACATGAGGCCATAAACGAGGGCGCGTAACGGCATGAGGTTCCAATCCTGCGGCTGTACCGTGAAGAAGACGAATGACATTGCGAAGTAGAGAAGGGCGGGGATGAAGACGGCGAGTGTCGTGACCCCGACGATCGCGAGCACTTTTCCGGCAAGGTAATCGAGGCGCGTCACCGCCCTCGAAAGGTAGAGTTCCAAGGCCCCGCGGCGCGAATCCTCAAGAAGCGCCGGCCCCGCCATCGCCGCGCCGACGGCGAGTACACCCCATCTAAGGTTGTTCAGGAAGAAGAGGAAATTCTCCATCGTGTGGACGCCGTCGCCGCGCCCCCGGGAAAGCGTGTACATACTCCCAAGGTACACGATGGTGTAAGCAAGCACCAGTGTGAGCGCCGTGCGGGACCACGTGTTGTTGATCGCCTTCCTTATCTCCTCGGCCGCGACGACACCGACCGCTGGCCGGTTGTTGAGCACACCACCCCATCGCGGGTAACCCGTGACACCCTCAGGCACTCGTGGTCACCCCCACGGAGGTCGGGGCCACCGCTTGTTGGAACGCCTCTTCGAGCGTCAGTTCAAGGGGAGCGATGTGGCGTACCACTAGACCGCATTCGGAGGCGGCACGGAGTATCTGGTGCGGGTCGTCGGTGTTCACGCGGAGGTTCGGAAGCATCGGTTCGAACGTTATGCCTGCGGCGCCCAAGCGCTCCATCAAAGGCTCCATGGACCCCGTGGTGCGCACGAGGAACGCCTTCGTCGGTAACGACTTCAACTCCGAAAGGGGCCCTTGTGCGGCGGCCCGCCCCTCGTTGAGGACGACCGCGTACTCGGTGAGCTGTTCGACATCGTGGAGAAGATGCGAGGAGATGAGCGTCTTCAACCCGTGCTCTTTCTCGAGTTCGCGGATGAGCCCGAGGATGTGCGCGCGTCCCTCCGGGTCGACGCCTTCCGTGGGCTCGTCAAGTATCAGGAGTTCGGGGTCGTGCACGAGGGCCTGCGCGAGTTTGAGGCGCTGCCTCATTCCCGTGCTGTACTTCTCGACAAGACGGTACCGTTCTTCGCCCAGTTCGACGTAGTCAAGGACTTGATGCGCCCGTTGTAGGGCGTCGGCGCTTCCCATCCCGACGAGGCGCCCTGCGAGGCCGACGGCCTCGACACCGGTCAACGCTGGAAAATGCGCGTCACCTTCCGGCGCGTACCCGATGCGTCGGCGTAGGCTCGTGTTCTTCCGCGAAACGTCTTCCCCGAGCACCCGGACCGTGCCCGATGTCGGTGGGACCATCCCAAGTAGGAGACGGATAAGGGTGCTCTTGCCGGCGCCGTTCGGTCCCAAGAGGCCGACCGAGGTCGACGGAACGGTGAGCGTGAGGGGTCCGAGCGCCTGTTGCGCGCCGTAGAACTTGGAGACGTTTTCGAGTTCGACCAGGTTCGCCATTACACGCCTCGCGCCTTGAAGCGGACCACCCCTCTAAAGTCTTGCGGGATTCACATCATGCAAGGCCCCGAGGCGTACAGGGCTCTTCGCGGCGCGGCGGACGGATCGCTCGGGTGCCTTGCTCACGGGGCGGTCAGACCGTCGCCCTATGGCTAGACGCGACCTGGTCCGCACGCTGACCGCCCCATGAATCACACCAAAGCCACCCCATAACCCTAAAATAACGACCTATCGTTCATTGCGCTGGGAGAACAGGCTCGTTGAAGGATTCGAGTGGCGCAGGTTCAAAGCCCCCCGTGGGCGGACTGAGCTTCACGTACAACGGCCGCACCATCGAAGCCTCCGCCAAGGACACCATCGCCTCCGCACTGTACCGGCGCGGGATCCGGATCTTCTCACGTAGCGTCAAGTACCACCGCCCGCGCGGGTTGACTTGTGTCGCAGGCCATTGCACGGCGTGCATGGTCGAGGTGGACGGCGTCCCGGATGTTCGGGCTTGCACGGCCTTGGCAAGGCCTTGCAAAGTGCGTTCACAGAACGTTTTCCCGAGTGTCAAGTGGGACCTGTTCTCGATCACCGATTATGCGTTCCCGAAGAACTTCGAGTATCAGAGGCGTTTCTTGCGGCCAAAGTCGGTGAACCGTGCGTTCTACTGGCTGGTGCGGCGGATGGCCGGTGTCGGTCGGTTCAAGGGTGACGAGCGGCCGTCGACGGCGGCGGCCCTTGAAACCATGGAAACGGAAGTGTTGGTGATCGGCGGTGGTGTTGCGGGCATGGCCGCGGCAAAAGCATCCGCGGAAAAGGGCGCCCGCACTATGCTTGTCGCAAGCGGTCTTGAGCTCGGGGGCGCAGCTCTCCATGCGACGATGCGTGTCCGATCGGCGAAGGGCGTCATCGCGACACTGCCTTCTTCGGTCCTCGCTTGGACCGGTTCGACGGCGTTGGGCTACTACGACGGCATGGTCCTCGTCGAGCGGGGCGGCCGGCTGGTGGAGGTCCGACCCCGAAGCGTCGTCGTCGCGGTGGGCGGCCACGAGGCCACGCCCCTTTTCCCGAACTGCGACCTTCCGGGCGTCATCTCCGCTCGCGTGGTGCGCTACCTTTGGGGGCGCTTCGGCGTCCCACCTGGTAAACGGGCCATCGTCGACCTCGGTCCCAACGGCGACGAGGGCGTCGTCTCGGATATCGCAGCCGCCGGAACGCAGGTCGTCAAGGTGATCCGCACCGACGCGGAGACGACGCAGGGGGAACGGTCGATCGTGCGTGCTCACGGATTCACGACCCTCAAGGCGGTCACGGTCGACCAAGACGGAAGGCCCGAACGGATAAAGTGCGACCTCTACGTCTACGCGCACGGAGCAAGACCAGCACCCGAACTATTCCAACAGGCGGGCTGCAGGATGCGATACTCAGAGAACTTGGGCGCGTATGTCCCCGAAACGGACGCTGTCGGGACGACGTCGAACGAGCGCGTCTTCGCCGCCGGACTTTCCGCCGGCTACACGGACGTCGACGAGTGTCTTCGGTCGGGCGGACTCGCCGGCGCCAAGGCAGCGGACATGGCGAACATGGACGGGAGGATCGGCGCGGGGAAGGGTGCCGAGGTGCCGGCGAGATGACGCGGGCGAAGGTGCTTGAGTCATGACGACGCCGAAATGCGTCGTCTGCCCGTGCGAGGACATCACGACCACCGAGATCGAGGACGCGATCGAGGTGGGACTTTCCGACGTCGAGTCGATCAAGCGCTACACGGGGGTCGCAACGGGTGCTTGCCAGGGGAAGATCTGCCTACCTGCATTGCGGACGATCATCGTGAGCGTAACGGGAAAGACCGTCGATGAGGTAGGGACGATGGTCCACAGGCCGCCATTGAGACCCGTCCCGATAGGAGAGCTGGCAGGAGAGGCGCCCCGTGGATGAGAGGCAGGTCGGGGCTTGCGGCCCCGACAGGCGCATGGCCTGCGGTCCAGAGCTGACTCTAGCGGGTGTGACGGCGTTGGCGGGTGTTCTTGTCATTTGACCGACCCGCGTAAGATCGTGGTCGTCGGCGCCGGTGTCTTGGGACTGGGCCTTGCATACCAATTGTCGAAACGAGGTGTGCGCGACATCACCGTGGTCGACAAGGGGTACATCCTCTCCGGCGCCTCGGGGCGTAACGGAGGCGGAGTCCGCGCACAGTGGACGACGCGCGATAACATAATCATGGCGCGCGAATCCATCTCGATGTTCAAAGGTCTCAGCGAGGAGCTTGGGATAAACAACTGGTTCCGACAGGGCGGTTACCTGTTCCTCGCCTACGACGACGAGAAGCGACGTGCCCTTGAAAAAAGCGCGGCGTTCCAGCGGCAACACGGGGTGCCGACGCGGATGGTCGACGCCCGGGAGGCGCGGAAGATCGTTCCAGGCCTTGCCGTGGAAAAGGTCGTCGGGGCCTCATACAATCCAACGGACGGCATCATCTTCCCATGGCCGGTCGTCTGGGGTTATTGGCAGCGCTGCCGTGAGCGTGGCGTCAAGGTCATGACCGGGACGACGGTCACGGGCTTTGGAAAATCGTCTTCGTGGCTCTACTCGGTGAAGACCGACAAGGGCGAACTCGAGGCCGACCTCGTGGTCAACGCCGCCGGGGGTTGGGCCAAGGGGATCGCAGCGCTCGCCGACGTGAAACTGCCGAACACAGCGATGCGCCACGAAATACTCGTCACCGAGCCACTCAAGGCGTTCCTTGGACCGATGGTGGTCGACACGCGAAACGGCCTCTATTTCAACCAGGTGATGCGAGGCGAGATCGTCGCCGGCATCAGCAATCCGACCGAAAAGCCGGGCATCAATTCGGCGTCGAGCCTGGAATTCATGAAATCCATCTCCAAAGCGATGCTCGACGTTCTGCCGGGCCTTCGGAGCGTCAGCGTCGTCCGCCAGTGGGCGGGGCTTTACGACCTCACGCCGGACGGCCACCCGATCATCGGTTCGACGCCCGATCTCATGAACATGTACCAACTGAACGGGTTCAGCGGACACGGGTTCATGCTCTCACCGTTCGTCACGAACCTCGCCGCCGACGCGATCACGGGCAAAAGGACCGCGCTAGACATGAGCCGTTTCTCCTTGGAACGCTTCGCGAAAGGCGATGTCGAGAAGGAGACGATGGTGATCGGTTGATGAAAGCGATCGACGGCATCGAGAATCGCATGACTCTCGATCAATTGGCGCGCGGACAGATCTCCTGCGCCGAAACGGCCGACGTTTTCCTGCCGCGGCTGCGACGAAACACCCACGCGGCCACAAAATCTCGACACGAAACCACGCTTCACCTGTGTCCATTGGAGCTCTCGCAAATCTTTAATTATGGCTACCCCGCTATAGAAAAAAGGGTGGACTGTTGAAACGGAGAGATGCACCGACACTTGATGAAGCGGACCTTGAAGTCGTCACGCTTCTCACGAACCTGGGGATGGACCACAAACTCGCAAAGGTCATCACCTTCCTGTCGCAAGTGCCCGAGGGCAAGTCCACCGACATAGAGCGCGGGTGCAAGCTGCGCCAACCAGAAGTCTCCGTCGCCACGAAACTGCTTCGCGACCGAGGCTGGATCGTCACCGAAGAGCGAAAGAAAGGCGGAAAAGGACGGCCCGTCCACTACTACCGGCTCGAAACGCCGCTGCCGAAGATCGTAGACACGATCGAGCAGTCGAAGCGGCAGGAGATCGAGGGCGAACTCGAAAAGATCGGTCGCCTAAAGGGCATGGTAAACGGCAGCTGAAGTGCACAGGTGGACGTTGACCAATGTCCTGATCCGACTACGGATTCACGTGAAATCTTAATATCCGCCAGGATCGAGTCTCCCCTTGGAAAACGGGAGACCCCTTGATGTCCGCAGACCCTCCCAAACACAACGCTTCCCGCCGCCGACTCGTCTTCCTGCTCCTTATTGTCGCTGGCGCACTCGTTGCTTCAGGCGGCGCCGCAGCCCATACCGTCCACGGCGGCTGCGGTAAGTCGATTGCGCTCATGTACGACTACTTTGTCTACCTCATCGACGATCCGACGAACCCGGACCGTATCACGAGCGGTGTCGTCTATGTGGGAGGGCCGACATGCAGCGATTATTGGAGATGCGACGGCGACGGCTGTGCGCTCTTGCCGATCGGGGGTTGAGGAAACCACACACCATCTTGGCCTTGGAGCCACGCCTTCCCGGCCAAGAGCGAGGGGCCCCAATCTTCTTATAGGCCTTCCGCATTAGCGTGAATCCCGGTGCCAGATGGGAAACATCCGACCGACCTACATCAAGCGCGTCGCCGACGAACTGTTGGCCAAGTACCCGACCAGTTTCACCAGCGACTTCCAACTGAACAAGATGAAGGTCGGCGAGCTCACCGACGTGCAGGCCAAGGGCATGCGTAACCGCATCGCCGGCCTTGTCACGCGCCGTGTGCGAAGGCGCGACTCGACACCGCTTTGATCCACGCTCTACGGGGGACCGGGCGTCTCCAGAGCCTCTCTTGTTGCCCCAACGCACCGTTACCCCGATTAGAGTAGTTACCAATATTTTAAGGGCCGCCTGTCTCCATCCGCCATTGTGAAAAAGACGCCGTCCCCGACCGTCCTCGAAACCGCGTTCGATGCATTGCGCCGAGGAAAGCCGATTCTCGTCTACGACGGGGACGGACGCGAGGCGGAGACCGACATATTCTACGCGGCGCAATTCACCGACGCCGGACGCGTCGAGACGCTGCGCACCGTCGGCGGCGGACTGGTCTTTCTTGCGGTCGGCAACGAGATCGCACGGCGCATGGAGTTGCCGTTCCTCCAAGACCTCTACGCCGAGGACGCCAAACGCCACCCGGTACTTGCAAAACTCGCGGCAAACGACATACGCTACGACGCCCGCTCCAGCTTCAGCCTCACGTTGAACCACCGGAAGACATTCACCGGGATCACCGACGAAGACCGGGCTCTCACGATCCGGCGCTTCGCGACACTCGCAGAGGAGATCGTCCTGGACCCGCGGCTCGACGGGGCGAGCTCTCTCGGCGCGGAGTTCAGAAGCCCCGGCCACGTGCACCTTTGCATCGCTTCGGCAAGACCCTTCATCGAGAGGAAGGGCCACACCGAACTCGGGGTCGCGCTCCTCGAAATGAGCGGTCTTACGCCCGTGATGGCGGGTTGCGAGATGCTCGGCAAGGGACGGGCGCTCGCGAAGGCGGAGGCTGCCCTTTACGCGAGAAAAACCGGCGCGCCGTTCCTCGAAGGAGCGACGATCGCCGCCGCCTATGAGAAGTATAAGAAAGGGAACGGAGATTCCGCGCCGAAATGACGCCACGTCCCGAACCGGGAACGACCGGCCCCTCCACGAAAACGCCCCTGAAACGTGGGTCGAAAAAGAAACGGGTGCGTGTCATGGCCGTCGGCGTCTTCGACATCATCCACCTCGGCCACATCCACTACCTCGAAGCGGCCCGGGGCCTCGGCGACGAACTTGTCGTCGTCGTCTCCACCGACAAGATGGTGATGAAGAGGAAACACGTCCCCATAACGCCCCAGGAGATGCGGGTCCGTCTCGTCGGCGCCTTGAAACCCGTGGACAATGCGGTCTTGGGCCACACCGACGACCAACTGAAATCGGTCGAGGACGTCCGCCCCGACATCATCGCGCTCGGCTACGACGACTACCACAACGTCGATGAGTTGAAACGCAAGCTTGCCGAACGGGGGCTCCACCCGGAGATCGTCCGCGTGAACGCGTTCAGGCATGACCTCGACGGAACGAGGAAGATCATCCGCAAGATCTTCGACAGTGGCCTCTTCGAATCACCGGTCATAAGGGATCTGAAGCCCCAGAAGGAGGGGACCGAGGGCCAGTGACGCGGATCGGTGTGGCGGACACGACGTTCGCGCGAGTCGACATGGCCGCCGAGGCCATCGAGGTGCTCTTGGCGAAGGCGACCGGCATCGAGCTTGTGCGCTACACGGTCCCGGGCATCAAGGACCTCCCGGTCGCCTGCAAACGGTTGTTCGAGGTGAGCGGTTGCGAGCTCGTCATGGCGTTTGGGATGCCGGGCCCCGAGAGAATCGACAAGCAGTGCGCGCACGAGGCGTCGATGGGCCTTCAACAGGTCCAACTACTCACGAACAAGCATATCCTCGAGGTCTTCGTCCACATGGACGAGGTCGGATGCGACGCAGACCTCTACGAGTTGGCGCGTAATCGCGCCCGGGAACACGCCTTGAACGCCATCGCGCTCATCGAGGGGCCGACGGCGCTGACGCCGCTTGCCGGGACGGGGCAACGTCAGGGATTCGGGGACGCGGGGCCCGTGAAGGCGACCGCGAAGCGTTCGACGGGACAACGTCCACAGAAGAAGAGGCACACGTCGCGGCGGGCGCGGGGGAATTGACGTGAGCGGTGGAACCGCGACGCCCTCCGACCGGCCCCACGCGGAGGGTCGGGTGCGCGTAGCCTTCGTGGTCGCCGAGTTCAACTACGACATCACTTCCCGGATGCTGCAACTCGCGAGGGCCCACCTCAAGGAAAAAGGCGGCGATGAAGGGCCGGTGGCCCACGTGCCTGGTGCCTTCGACATCCCGGGCGTCGCCAAACATTTCCTCTCGCGGCCCGACATCGACGGCGTCGTCGCCATCGCTGCAGTCATCAAGGGCGAGACGGACCACGATGTCCTGGTCGCCAATTCGGCGGCGCAAGCACTCATGGATCTCGTTTTGCAGACCGGAAAACCGGTGGGTCTCGCGATCCTAGGTCCTCGCGTCACCAAGGCGCAGGCCGAGGCCCGGATCGACAACGCGAAGCGCGCCGTCGACGCTGTCTTACTGACCCACCGATGGAAACACACCCCATGATGCGACGCGCGTTGTCCATATCTTGGGCGGTGGCGAAGGTATTTTAAGGAGTTCCATGATGTTTAGCCCGCGCCCGGTTACGCGCCCCGAATCTAGGGAGTTCTAGTTCATGCCTGATGAAGAACAAGCCTCCGGCGAAGAGGCATCCGCTTCGGATGCCGACGCCGGTAAGGTCGAGGAAAAGCGTGTCGAAAGCCCGCAGACGAACGACGCCGCCACGTCCGACGACGCGCCGAAGGACGGCGGTTCCGGCGAGGCCAGCGGCGAAGGGGGCGGACGGGACGCCGAAAACGCGCCGGCGCCCGAGAGCGAACCCGAGCCCGTGTATTTTGACCCTAACCGGCCGATCGACGAGCAGGTCAACGAGATACTCGACAAGAAGGAGACCCTTAACCATCAGGCCGCGGCCCACCGGCAACTACGCGACAACCTGAACGACGAGACGCGCGGGTGGGCGGGAAAGCGTGACGAGTTGAACGCCAAAGTGCGCGAACTCATCCGCCAGGCGAACGACCACAAGGCGCGACGCGACCAATTGAACAAACAGGTCACGGACGCGAAGAAACTCCGAGACGAACTGAACAAGGCCGCCAACGAGAAGGCGGATGTCTTGAACGAACTCAAGAAGACGCGCCTTCCGAAAGACGGTGAGAGCCTCGGACGTCTCAAGATGAAGATGCGGCAGCTCGAGTACGAGCAGATGACGAAGGTCCTCACTCCGAAGAAGGAGAAGGAACTCATCGACATGCTTTCGGCGCTCCAGAAGGAGCTCAAAGCGAAGGAGAAGGCGTTCGACCAGGACAAGGAGGTCAAAGAAGCCTATCTTGGCATGAAGGAGGCCAAGAACAAGGCCGAGGACCAACACCGTGGCGTCACTGAACTCGCCGAACGGGCGCAGGAAGCGCACGATTCGATGGTCCGCCTTTTCGAAGAGGCCGACAAGTTCCGAAAAGAGGCCGACGAGTCACAGGAGAAGTTCATAGCCGCGAAGATGGAGGCGGACAAGGTACACCACGAGTACATCATGATGGTGAACCAGATCCGCGATTACGAAAAAGCCATCATCGGCATGAAGGGAAAGCAGCGAAAGGACCGCGCAGACAGGGGCGAGGCCCACGCGAAGGACCAGGCCGAACTCATCATGGAGAAGTTCAAGAAGGGCGAGAAGCTCTCCGTGGACGACCTGATGACGCTGCAAAAAGCGGGCCTGATGTAGAAGGTCCTTTCGCAGGCTCCGGTGTCGGGCGAGGAATACCACGGGGAGGCCCCTGTGCGTTTATCCTTGGCGACAGGCCTCACTTGTTTTCGTCACTTCTCCGAAGTACGCCTCCCATTGTGCACCTGGGGACAGATTGCCCGTTGATGGCCCCTTAATATCGCGCAGACCAACTGCCGTATGATAGCATGTTGAACCTCGCCTACAGCCCGATGGTCCCGACGTTCATGATCGATGCCATGGAATGGCATGGAAGAAGGCTCGGTGTGCCGCTCTCCGTCCTGGAAACGCTCGGCCAGGACGAGAACACGGTGAAGGGGTTCCTCGACGCTTGCGAAGTGGGGCGCGGGTACGACTACATCAATGCGACCATCCTCAACGACCTTACCAAGGCCGGGATCCTTTTCCCGAAGCGAAGCGAGAGGGCCGACGATGCCGCGAAGGCTCACTGAAGAACGGCGCCGCAACCGGCCTTTGTAGGTCAACGTTTTAACGCTACGCGCCCTTCGCAACACGTTGGCAAGAAGGAGACGATCGACGACAAGACGTCGAGCCGCGACGAAAAGTGCGACGGCCACGAAGCGCCGGACCGCGCCACGACGTAAGAAGACCCGCAGCCGGGCCCAAAGACTGCCGCACCATCACCCGACGTCCCGCGCCGAGCGCATCGCGGCGAAGGTGCCGTCTTGGAACCTGCTCGGCCTTGAGATCGAACGTGCGGGGCGCACGGGCGCGGCGGTCCGGCTGAAGTACAAGCGCGGATTCTCGAACTCGTTCACGATCCACGGCGGGGTGATCGCCGGCATGATGGACAGCGCCGGCGCGATCGCGGTCGCCGCGCAGCACGTCCCGTTCGACCACTTCACGACCGTGGAGATGAAGGTGAACTACCTTCGCCCGGGACTTGAGCGTGATCTTCGGTGCACGGCGCGGGTACTGAAGATGGGCAGGACCCTCATCATAGTGGAAGCCGACGTCTTCGGCGAGGGGCAGCACCTATCGCGTGGCCTCATCACGTACATGAAGATCGATTGAGGCGCGGCTGGGGAGAGCGCGGCCGGGCACCTTGCGCATCTTGGGCCGTCAGCGGGCCCCGGCGCGCCGACGCTTCACGCGAAGTGTAGCCCGCGGGGACCGCCAGCACCTCGTAACGCGCCTTTTTATCGGAAGCGCCCATTGACGGTCGATGAGACGGATTGCGGCAGGCGAGCGCGTGGCCCTTGTCGCCGGGACCGACAGGTTCATCGCCGTCGTCGAACCCGGGGCGAAACGTTTCTCGCCCCTCGGCGTCGTCGATTTCACGCCGCTCATCGGCGCCGAATACGGGACCGTCTTCGAGCACGCGGGGAAGCGTTTCGCGGTCGTCGAACCCTCGATCCTCGACCTGCTCTCGGGGCTCGAACGAAAGCCCCAGATAATCCTTCCAAAGGACGCCGCCCAG
It encodes:
- a CDS encoding coiled-coil protein, whose amino-acid sequence is MPDEEQASGEEASASDADAGKVEEKRVESPQTNDAATSDDAPKDGGSGEASGEGGGRDAENAPAPESEPEPVYFDPNRPIDEQVNEILDKKETLNHQAAAHRQLRDNLNDETRGWAGKRDELNAKVRELIRQANDHKARRDQLNKQVTDAKKLRDELNKAANEKADVLNELKKTRLPKDGESLGRLKMKMRQLEYEQMTKVLTPKKEKELIDMLSALQKELKAKEKAFDQDKEVKEAYLGMKEAKNKAEDQHRGVTELAERAQEAHDSMVRLFEEADKFRKEADESQEKFIAAKMEADKVHHEYIMMVNQIRDYEKAIIGMKGKQRKDRADRGEAHAKDQAELIMEKFKKGEKLSVDDLMTLQKAGLM
- a CDS encoding PaaI family thioesterase, which produces MARRRRSTTRRRAATKSATATKRRTAPRRKKTRSRAQRLPHHHPTSRAERIAAKVPSWNLLGLEIERAGRTGAAVRLKYKRGFSNSFTIHGGVIAGMMDSAGAIAVAAQHVPFDHFTTVEMKVNYLRPGLERDLRCTARVLKMGRTLIIVEADVFGEGQHLSRGLITYMKID
- the ribB gene encoding 3,4-dihydroxy-2-butanone-4-phosphate synthase, with amino-acid sequence MKKTPSPTVLETAFDALRRGKPILVYDGDGREAETDIFYAAQFTDAGRVETLRTVGGGLVFLAVGNEIARRMELPFLQDLYAEDAKRHPVLAKLAANDIRYDARSSFSLTLNHRKTFTGITDEDRALTIRRFATLAEEIVLDPRLDGASSLGAEFRSPGHVHLCIASARPFIERKGHTELGVALLEMSGLTPVMAGCEMLGKGRALAKAEAALYARKTGAPFLEGATIAAAYEKYKKGNGDSAPK
- a CDS encoding (2Fe-2S)-binding protein — protein: MKDSSGAGSKPPVGGLSFTYNGRTIEASAKDTIASALYRRGIRIFSRSVKYHRPRGLTCVAGHCTACMVEVDGVPDVRACTALARPCKVRSQNVFPSVKWDLFSITDYAFPKNFEYQRRFLRPKSVNRAFYWLVRRMAGVGRFKGDERPSTAAALETMETEVLVIGGGVAGMAAAKASAEKGARTMLVASGLELGGAALHATMRVRSAKGVIATLPSSVLAWTGSTALGYYDGMVLVERGGRLVEVRPRSVVVAVGGHEATPLFPNCDLPGVISARVVRYLWGRFGVPPGKRAIVDLGPNGDEGVVSDIAAAGTQVVKVIRTDAETTQGERSIVRAHGFTTLKAVTVDQDGRPERIKCDLYVYAHGARPAPELFQQAGCRMRYSENLGAYVPETDAVGTTSNERVFAAGLSAGYTDVDECLRSGGLAGAKAADMANMDGRIGAGKGAEVPAR
- a CDS encoding (2Fe-2S)-binding protein, which codes for MTTPKCVVCPCEDITTTEIEDAIEVGLSDVESIKRYTGVATGACQGKICLPALRTIIVSVTGKTVDEVGTMVHRPPLRPVPIGELAGEAPRG
- a CDS encoding ArsR family transcriptional regulator codes for the protein MKRRDAPTLDEADLEVVTLLTNLGMDHKLAKVITFLSQVPEGKSTDIERGCKLRQPEVSVATKLLRDRGWIVTEERKKGGKGRPVHYYRLETPLPKIVDTIEQSKRQEIEGELEKIGRLKGMVNGS
- a CDS encoding ABC transporter ATP-binding protein, giving the protein MANLVELENVSKFYGAQQALGPLTLTVPSTSVGLLGPNGAGKSTLIRLLLGMVPPTSGTVRVLGEDVSRKNTSLRRRIGYAPEGDAHFPALTGVEAVGLAGRLVGMGSADALQRAHQVLDYVELGEERYRLVEKYSTGMRQRLKLAQALVHDPELLILDEPTEGVDPEGRAHILGLIRELEKEHGLKTLISSHLLHDVEQLTEYAVVLNEGRAAAQGPLSELKSLPTKAFLVRTTGSMEPLMERLGAAGITFEPMLPNLRVNTDDPHQILRAASECGLVVRHIAPLELTLEEAFQQAVAPTSVGVTTSA
- a CDS encoding riboflavin synthase — translated: MTRIGVADTTFARVDMAAEAIEVLLAKATGIELVRYTVPGIKDLPVACKRLFEVSGCELVMAFGMPGPERIDKQCAHEASMGLQQVQLLTNKHILEVFVHMDEVGCDADLYELARNRAREHALNAIALIEGPTALTPLAGTGQRQGFGDAGPVKATAKRSTGQRPQKKRHTSRRARGN
- a CDS encoding FAD-binding oxidoreductase, producing MTDPRKIVVVGAGVLGLGLAYQLSKRGVRDITVVDKGYILSGASGRNGGGVRAQWTTRDNIIMARESISMFKGLSEELGINNWFRQGGYLFLAYDDEKRRALEKSAAFQRQHGVPTRMVDAREARKIVPGLAVEKVVGASYNPTDGIIFPWPVVWGYWQRCRERGVKVMTGTTVTGFGKSSSWLYSVKTDKGELEADLVVNAAGGWAKGIAALADVKLPNTAMRHEILVTEPLKAFLGPMVVDTRNGLYFNQVMRGEIVAGISNPTEKPGINSASSLEFMKSISKAMLDVLPGLRSVSVVRQWAGLYDLTPDGHPIIGSTPDLMNMYQLNGFSGHGFMLSPFVTNLAADAITGKRTALDMSRFSLERFAKGDVEKETMVIG
- the ribH gene encoding 6,7-dimethyl-8-ribityllumazine synthase translates to MRVAFVVAEFNYDITSRMLQLARAHLKEKGGDEGPVAHVPGAFDIPGVAKHFLSRPDIDGVVAIAAVIKGETDHDVLVANSAAQALMDLVLQTGKPVGLAILGPRVTKAQAEARIDNAKRAVDAVLLTHRWKHTP
- a CDS encoding FAD synthase; protein product: MTPRPEPGTTGPSTKTPLKRGSKKKRVRVMAVGVFDIIHLGHIHYLEAARGLGDELVVVVSTDKMVMKRKHVPITPQEMRVRLVGALKPVDNAVLGHTDDQLKSVEDVRPDIIALGYDDYHNVDELKRKLAERGLHPEIVRVNAFRHDLDGTRKIIRKIFDSGLFESPVIRDLKPQKEGTEGQ
- a CDS encoding ABC transporter permease subunit gives rise to the protein MPEGVTGYPRWGGVLNNRPAVGVVAAEEIRKAINNTWSRTALTLVLAYTIVYLGSMYTLSRGRGDGVHTMENFLFFLNNLRWGVLAVGAAMAGPALLEDSRRGALELYLSRAVTRLDYLAGKVLAIVGVTTLAVFIPALLYFAMSFVFFTVQPQDWNLMPLRALVYGLMWGLVVSGLGLGLSCVAKSSRAATLILFGGFAVADVIVANLLQGITRDPNMQLLSPFSAAAAQVEWIFALPPTGAVPAWWGLIELSVLVLIGWGFVAWKHPRLAGET
- a CDS encoding 30S ribosomal protein S17e; the encoded protein is MGNIRPTYIKRVADELLAKYPTSFTSDFQLNKMKVGELTDVQAKGMRNRIAGLVTRRVRRRDSTPL